A genomic region of Candidatus Dadabacteria bacterium contains the following coding sequences:
- the pgeF gene encoding peptidoglycan editing factor PgeF: protein MKVFRSALLEKCNGVIHGFVHDPGGLDILRIASAYGLEDIITVNQVHGSTVFFADNAAEKKSAEADSIVTRQKGTGIGVITADCVPVLVCFPDSGCVFAVHAGWRGTSLRVVRESIGAVCEEYSLKPRDAVAAIGPAIRRCCYEVRDDVASRFVGRFSGETNWLLEKGDGKFLLDLVEINRIELFDAGVQQVEVMDLCTYCQGLPSYRRDGSGTEKMISFVGISS from the coding sequence ATGAAGGTTTTTCGTTCGGCCCTGCTTGAGAAGTGCAACGGCGTTATCCACGGTTTCGTTCATGATCCCGGAGGGCTGGATATTCTCAGAATCGCCTCCGCTTACGGGCTTGAGGATATCATTACCGTGAACCAGGTTCATGGCAGCACCGTCTTTTTCGCCGACAATGCCGCGGAAAAAAAATCTGCCGAAGCCGATTCGATTGTTACGCGGCAAAAAGGTACAGGCATCGGGGTCATCACGGCCGACTGCGTTCCTGTTCTTGTTTGCTTTCCCGATTCCGGTTGCGTTTTCGCCGTCCACGCGGGATGGCGCGGAACCTCTCTGCGGGTTGTCAGGGAATCTATTGGGGCCGTTTGCGAAGAATACTCCTTGAAACCGCGGGACGCCGTGGCCGCAATAGGTCCGGCCATACGAAGATGCTGCTACGAAGTTCGAGACGATGTGGCGTCACGGTTCGTAGGAAGGTTCAGCGGCGAAACGAACTGGCTTCTTGAAAAAGGTGACGGGAAATTCCTTCTTGATCTTGTGGAGATTAACAGAATCGAACTTTTCGATGCGGGGGTTCAGCAAGTCGAGGTAATGGATTTATGCACTTACTGTCAGGGCCTTCCTTCATACAGAAGAGACGGCTCTGGTACGGAAAAGATGATTAGTTTTGTCGGAATATCTTCTTAG
- a CDS encoding RluA family pseudouridine synthase — MEPAEEKTVTEIPREFAGQRADVFLSGFLGELSRSSIKKHIELGNILIDRKTFKPSRIINGGESLSVNIPPPEPCGIKGEEIDVEIVYEDRDVIVVNKPAGMVVHPGAGVTSGTLVNALVYMCEDLLGIGGEMRPGIVHRLDKETSGVMVVAKNDRAHKSLSEQFKARETEKEYVAVVSGEMKKGSGVFSSPIGRSPSNRIKMTSFSRVGRDAETRWEVIERLHGATLVSIWPKTGRTHQIRVHFSENGFPVFADKIYGGKKSRPQNSRVLGALIKRHALHARSLGFTHPATGKWIKLSAKIPEDMVSVIDFLRRRSG; from the coding sequence ATGGAACCTGCGGAAGAAAAAACCGTAACAGAAATCCCTCGGGAATTTGCCGGGCAAAGGGCCGACGTGTTTCTCTCTGGCTTTCTTGGGGAGCTTAGCCGCTCGAGCATAAAAAAGCACATAGAGCTCGGAAACATACTTATTGACCGCAAAACGTTTAAGCCTTCTCGGATAATAAACGGCGGGGAGAGCCTGAGCGTTAACATTCCGCCTCCTGAGCCCTGCGGCATCAAGGGAGAGGAGATCGATGTCGAGATTGTTTACGAGGACCGTGACGTAATCGTCGTTAACAAACCCGCCGGTATGGTGGTTCACCCGGGGGCGGGAGTGACGAGCGGCACGCTTGTGAACGCTCTTGTTTATATGTGCGAGGACCTTTTGGGAATAGGAGGCGAGATGCGCCCGGGGATAGTGCATCGCCTCGACAAGGAAACCTCCGGGGTCATGGTTGTTGCTAAAAACGATCGGGCGCACAAAAGTCTTTCCGAGCAGTTCAAAGCCAGAGAGACGGAAAAGGAATACGTGGCTGTTGTTTCCGGGGAAATGAAAAAAGGTTCGGGGGTTTTCAGCTCCCCAATAGGAAGGAGTCCCTCGAACAGGATAAAAATGACCTCTTTTTCCAGAGTTGGGAGAGATGCCGAGACCCGCTGGGAGGTAATCGAAAGGCTGCACGGGGCGACTCTTGTGAGCATCTGGCCGAAGACCGGGAGAACTCACCAGATAAGGGTTCATTTTTCTGAAAACGGGTTTCCGGTGTTTGCCGATAAAATTTACGGAGGCAAAAAAAGCCGCCCGCAAAATTCAAGGGTCTTGGGAGCGTTAATAAAAAGGCACGCTCTTCACGCGAGAAGTCTCGGCTTTACCCATCCGGCGACCGGAAAGTGGATTAAACTTTCGGCGAAAATCCCCGAGGATATGGTTTCAGTGATCGATTTTCTAAGGAGGCGGAGCGGATGA
- a CDS encoding SAM-dependent chlorinase/fluorinase yields the protein MRSIITLTTDFGSSDHYVGAMKGVMLSINENVYPVDITHCIESHNIRAASFVIGNSYRYFPKNTVHLVVVDPGVGSRRRPVALFADGHFFVGPDNGVFSSVIRCCGDFSAREIKNRDYFLKETSSTFHGRDIFSPVAAHLSLGVSFSEIGPQIHDPEILPSDGYSVNGTEIRGTVVYTDKFGNLVTSIPTEAVSDGARAAVTVGKKQVTGISQSYSSVEPGEIVVVGGSGGYIEISVNQGRASDVFGEVPPEVIIVEESS from the coding sequence ATGAGAAGCATTATAACACTGACAACGGATTTCGGGTCAAGCGATCATTACGTGGGGGCGATGAAAGGGGTTATGCTCTCCATAAACGAAAATGTCTACCCGGTCGACATAACCCACTGCATTGAGTCTCATAACATCCGCGCCGCGTCTTTTGTCATAGGAAATTCATACCGCTACTTTCCGAAAAACACCGTGCATCTGGTCGTGGTAGATCCGGGAGTCGGAAGCAGACGAAGACCTGTGGCGCTTTTCGCTGACGGTCATTTTTTCGTGGGGCCTGATAACGGCGTTTTCAGTTCGGTCATTCGTTGCTGCGGGGATTTCAGTGCCCGCGAAATAAAAAACCGGGACTATTTTCTAAAAGAGACAAGCTCTACTTTTCACGGAAGGGATATATTTTCCCCTGTCGCTGCGCATCTTTCACTTGGAGTTTCGTTCTCGGAGATCGGGCCGCAAATCCATGATCCCGAAATTCTTCCCAGCGACGGGTACTCGGTAAACGGGACCGAGATCCGCGGAACCGTTGTTTACACTGACAAGTTCGGAAATCTTGTAACCAGCATACCGACGGAGGCTGTCAGTGACGGGGCCCGGGCCGCGGTAACAGTTGGAAAGAAGCAGGTTACGGGAATCTCGCAATCGTATTCTTCTGTGGAACCCGGTGAAATCGTTGTTGTCGGGGGAAGCGGGGGGTATATAGAAATATCGGTTAACCAGGGGCGGGCGAGCGATGTTTTCGGCGAAGTTCCGCCGGAAGTCATCATCGTTGAGGAGAGCAGCTGA
- a CDS encoding ribonuclease Z, producing MVELTVLGSGTCVPNEKRGSSGYLLSTDAGSSLFDCGNGVVWKLEKTGVDYLGIDNVFITHFHPDHTSDLIPLLFATRHPYGKKREKTLRIWGPDGFLGFLEKLRAPYRDWVRPDLVEIHEIGRKKQKIGDLEIKTFKTVHTENSIGYVIRALGKKIIYTGDTGYFPGLRKVASDADIFITECALPDSEKMAVHMTPSDIAEILRESSPKKIVLSHLYPSMDDRNLREEIKALSGNRETEIIVAEDLMEIVA from the coding sequence ATGGTGGAACTTACCGTTTTGGGTTCGGGCACCTGCGTGCCTAATGAGAAAAGAGGTTCCTCAGGATATCTCCTGAGCACCGATGCCGGCTCTTCCCTCTTTGACTGCGGAAACGGCGTGGTATGGAAACTCGAGAAAACAGGGGTCGATTATCTTGGGATTGACAATGTTTTCATAACGCATTTTCACCCCGACCACACCTCCGACCTGATTCCTCTTCTTTTCGCCACGAGGCATCCTTACGGGAAAAAAAGAGAAAAGACGCTTCGGATATGGGGGCCGGACGGGTTCTTGGGATTCCTCGAAAAGCTGCGGGCTCCTTACAGGGATTGGGTAAGACCCGATCTCGTGGAAATCCATGAGATCGGAAGAAAGAAACAGAAAATTGGCGACCTTGAAATAAAGACATTCAAAACCGTTCATACTGAAAACAGCATCGGATACGTGATACGAGCCCTGGGAAAGAAAATCATCTACACTGGAGACACAGGTTATTTCCCCGGACTTCGCAAGGTGGCATCGGATGCGGACATATTCATTACGGAATGCGCGCTTCCGGACTCAGAGAAAATGGCCGTTCACATGACCCCTTCAGACATAGCGGAGATTCTTCGGGAAAGCAGTCCCAAGAAAATTGTGCTCTCGCACCTTTACCCTTCAATGGACGATAGAAATCTTCGGGAAGAAATAAAAGCGCTTTCGGGAAACAGAGAAACGGAGATAATAGTCGCCGAAGATCTTATGGAAATCGTCGCATAA
- the pyrF gene encoding orotidine-5'-phosphate decarboxylase, protein MEPENNKKNAPQSCERLIIALDFDSREKALALVELLGERIGIYKVGYQLFMREGMSFVNELIGLGKKVFLDLKMGDIDRTITAALRAVPEGVEFVTINGGKATVAAAKEGRGERDRPLILSLTFLSSLNQDDLRALMMNENIELDEYIRVFTRRSVEAGCDGVVASGESIREIRQQFGNRLVIVAPGIRPEGKNRNDHKRALTPAVAIQYGADYLVMGRPVTEAENSLEIAENLIEEVNCAVAGKRD, encoded by the coding sequence ATGGAACCGGAAAACAATAAAAAAAACGCCCCGCAGAGTTGCGAGAGATTGATAATAGCGCTTGACTTTGACTCAAGGGAGAAAGCTCTTGCCCTTGTGGAACTTCTTGGCGAAAGGATCGGCATCTACAAGGTCGGCTACCAGCTTTTTATGCGAGAGGGGATGAGTTTCGTAAATGAGCTTATAGGACTTGGGAAAAAGGTCTTTCTTGATCTTAAGATGGGAGACATAGACCGTACGATCACGGCTGCTCTTCGGGCGGTGCCCGAGGGAGTGGAGTTCGTTACCATAAATGGCGGCAAGGCTACTGTGGCTGCCGCGAAAGAAGGCCGCGGCGAAAGGGACCGGCCCCTTATTCTTTCCCTCACTTTTCTCTCAAGTCTCAACCAAGATGATCTGAGAGCGCTTATGATGAACGAGAATATCGAACTCGATGAATACATCAGGGTTTTCACGCGAAGGTCAGTTGAAGCCGGCTGCGACGGGGTTGTGGCTTCGGGAGAGTCGATACGGGAAATCAGACAGCAATTCGGGAACCGTCTTGTAATAGTAGCTCCCGGAATACGTCCCGAGGGAAAAAACAGAAATGATCACAAAAGGGCGCTTACGCCAGCCGTGGCAATTCAGTACGGAGCCGATTATCTGGTTATGGGGCGCCCGGTTACCGAGGCGGAAAACAGCCTTGAGATTGCGGAGAATCTTATAGAGGAAGTAAACTGCGCGGTTGCCGGAAAGAGGGATTAG
- the ispH gene encoding 4-hydroxy-3-methylbut-2-enyl diphosphate reductase, which yields MLDLRCHGVIIYGDMRVVVAKPRGFCAGVERAIEIVERALEMYGPPIYVRHAIVHNTRVVDSLREKGAVFVEELDEIKNPAARVIFSAHGVSPAVIEQARQRGFQIVDAVCPLVTKVHNEVRHYSEAGYTIILVGHRNHVEVIGTKGEAPDSVVVVESVEEALSVNVPDPEKTAYVTQTTLSVDDTREIVAALERRFPKIVKPSKLDICYATQNRQDAVKKLAEISDVIFIVGSPESSNSNRLVEVAKSCGVREAYLIEDTKGLGGVGDLNKDITVGISSGASTPEVIIEELLAKLRDMGAATFEEFSLKEESTKFPFPHSLEFSTG from the coding sequence TTGCTTGACCTGCGTTGTCACGGCGTTATCATCTACGGTGACATGCGAGTCGTAGTTGCTAAACCCAGAGGATTCTGCGCGGGAGTCGAAAGGGCTATCGAAATAGTTGAAAGAGCCCTTGAGATGTACGGGCCCCCTATATATGTGCGCCACGCCATAGTGCACAACACAAGGGTAGTCGATTCACTGAGAGAAAAAGGCGCCGTATTCGTGGAGGAGCTTGATGAAATCAAAAACCCCGCGGCACGGGTTATTTTCAGCGCCCACGGCGTAAGTCCGGCGGTAATCGAGCAAGCCCGGCAGAGAGGTTTCCAGATAGTGGACGCCGTCTGTCCGCTCGTTACCAAGGTGCACAATGAGGTGAGGCACTACTCCGAGGCGGGATACACGATAATACTCGTGGGACACAGAAACCACGTTGAAGTCATAGGCACCAAGGGCGAGGCCCCTGACAGCGTGGTGGTAGTGGAATCCGTGGAAGAAGCTCTCTCGGTTAACGTCCCGGACCCGGAAAAAACAGCTTACGTGACGCAGACCACACTCAGTGTTGATGACACCAGGGAAATAGTCGCGGCGCTTGAAAGGCGCTTTCCGAAAATCGTAAAGCCATCCAAGCTCGATATCTGCTACGCGACGCAGAACCGCCAGGACGCCGTGAAGAAACTTGCCGAAATCTCAGACGTTATCTTCATAGTGGGATCGCCGGAGAGTTCAAACTCAAACAGGCTGGTCGAAGTGGCCAAGTCCTGTGGGGTGCGGGAAGCCTACCTGATTGAGGACACAAAAGGACTCGGCGGCGTGGGAGACCTGAACAAGGACATTACCGTAGGCATAAGCTCAGGAGCTTCAACCCCGGAAGTGATAATTGAAGAGCTGCTGGCAAAGCTCAGAGACATGGGAGCCGCCACTTTCGAAGAGTTCAGCCTGAAGGAGGAGTCAACAAAGTTTCCCTTTCCCCACTCGCTCGAATTCTCAACGGGGTGA
- a CDS encoding Fic family protein, which translates to MPISRNLLTRAGQYIYQPEGYRAFIPAPLPPDPPVEIAGELQVLLSEADRALGYLDGSIHTLPNPDLFVFMYVRKEAVLSSQIEGTQSSLQDLLEAEAKIFSPSQPKDVDEVINYVSAMNLGLELLDRSSVPVSIHVIRKIHERLLQGVRGSRLSPGQLRNTQNWIGNPGCNLHEAIFVPPPHHEVPKKLVELEQFFHNTQLPTLITIGIIHSHFETIHPFLDGNGRVGRLLISLLLAERRILQKPVLYLSHYLKNHRENYYKHLQNVRDRGEWESWLGFFLRGIKEVSSEASETASKVLLLREEHRATIAENLGHAAGNGHLVLEYLYQKPIVSVKQVQELIGTTYAAANNLVAQMARNGILHEFTGRARNRRFIYRDYISLFRGDEPKNHA; encoded by the coding sequence ATGCCTATCTCCAGAAACCTGTTAACAAGAGCCGGTCAATACATCTACCAGCCTGAGGGTTACAGGGCATTCATCCCGGCTCCGCTGCCTCCCGATCCGCCGGTCGAGATTGCCGGAGAATTACAAGTATTACTTTCCGAGGCTGACCGGGCGTTGGGATATCTTGATGGGTCTATTCACACACTGCCAAACCCCGACCTGTTCGTCTTTATGTATGTCCGCAAGGAGGCGGTACTCTCAAGCCAGATCGAAGGTACCCAGAGTTCTTTGCAGGATTTGCTTGAGGCCGAAGCAAAAATATTCTCACCGAGCCAGCCCAAAGACGTTGACGAGGTGATTAACTATGTCAGTGCCATGAATCTCGGGCTTGAACTTCTTGACAGATCCTCCGTCCCCGTTTCAATTCATGTAATCCGCAAAATTCATGAAAGACTTCTCCAGGGAGTTCGCGGCTCAAGGCTTTCCCCCGGACAATTGCGAAACACGCAAAACTGGATTGGAAATCCGGGGTGCAACTTGCACGAAGCAATATTCGTTCCTCCACCACACCATGAGGTTCCAAAAAAACTGGTGGAACTGGAGCAATTTTTCCACAATACGCAATTACCGACCTTGATAACGATCGGGATAATCCATTCCCATTTCGAGACAATACATCCTTTTCTCGATGGAAACGGACGCGTCGGTCGGTTGCTTATCTCCTTGCTGCTTGCGGAACGCAGGATTCTTCAGAAGCCTGTACTGTACCTGTCGCACTATTTAAAAAACCACAGGGAGAACTACTACAAGCATCTGCAGAATGTACGCGACCGGGGCGAATGGGAGAGCTGGCTGGGATTTTTTCTGCGGGGTATAAAAGAAGTAAGCAGTGAAGCCAGTGAAACTGCCAGTAAAGTTCTCCTGCTGAGAGAAGAACATCGGGCAACGATTGCTGAAAATCTGGGACACGCCGCCGGAAACGGCCATCTGGTACTGGAGTACCTTTACCAGAAACCTATAGTTTCGGTAAAGCAAGTGCAGGAACTGATCGGAACTACATACGCGGCAGCCAACAATCTGGTCGCGCAGATGGCAAGAAACGGCATTTTACACGAATTCACTGGCCGTGCGCGCAACCGCAGATTCATCTACCGGGACTATATCAGCCTTTTTCGCGGTGATGAGCCAAAAAACCATGCGTAG
- a CDS encoding SDR family NAD(P)-dependent oxidoreductase: MKLEGKSAIITGGSLGIGQVTALLFANEGADVLITGRTESTLIEAAELAKDSPGKIEYLVSDVSKEEDCKEAVEHAIKLFGKIDILFNNAGVLPLAVTHETSIEDWDRVFDINVKGTFMMSKFSIPHMIEQGGGTIINNSSILGIKAIPGTAAYNSTKGAVSQLTRSMALEYGANGIRVNAINPGTTLTPMVQAFLDDSPPELDAYLKGLQPITGHLGRFATPEEMAHAVLFLCDSENVAYMTGAELSVDGGWIAN; encoded by the coding sequence ATGAAACTTGAGGGTAAATCTGCGATAATCACGGGCGGCAGTCTGGGAATAGGGCAGGTCACGGCGCTTCTTTTCGCAAACGAGGGCGCGGATGTTCTTATAACCGGCAGAACCGAAAGCACTCTTATTGAAGCTGCGGAGCTGGCGAAGGACTCTCCCGGCAAGATAGAATATCTCGTAAGCGACGTGTCAAAGGAAGAGGACTGCAAGGAGGCCGTGGAGCACGCAATAAAGCTTTTCGGCAAAATCGACATACTGTTTAATAACGCAGGGGTGCTTCCTCTGGCGGTTACTCACGAGACGTCTATTGAGGACTGGGACCGGGTGTTTGACATTAACGTAAAGGGCACCTTCATGATGTCCAAGTTCTCGATTCCTCACATGATCGAGCAGGGTGGAGGCACGATAATCAACAATTCCTCCATACTGGGAATCAAGGCCATACCGGGTACCGCCGCGTATAATTCCACCAAAGGAGCGGTGTCGCAGCTCACAAGAAGCATGGCCCTTGAGTACGGGGCAAACGGCATAAGGGTAAACGCCATAAATCCCGGCACTACCCTGACTCCCATGGTGCAGGCTTTTCTTGACGATTCGCCTCCGGAGCTCGATGCGTATCTGAAGGGGCTTCAGCCCATAACCGGTCACTTGGGCCGTTTTGCGACTCCCGAGGAAATGGCGCACGCGGTGCTTTTCCTCTGCGACAGCGAAAACGTGGCGTATATGACGGGAGCGGAGCTTTCCGTTGACGGTGGCTGGATAGCGAACTAA
- a CDS encoding HAD-IA family hydrolase: MKALALETEPGNEESVFSRKTYDAVLFDLDGVITTTEKIHSACWKKTFDEFLRCRADESGGSFIPFSETDDYLEYVDGKPRYEGVRSFLLSRSIDLPEGNRSSPPGEQSVFGLGNRKNRLFTETLEKESPGIYQTSVALARHLKEAGFRLAVVSSSRNCRAVMKATGVENLFEVTVDGVTATEKGLRGKPQPDTFIEAALALGTKPARSIVIEDAAAGVAAGASGGFGLVIGVARKQNEEELFSNGADMVVSDLGEFGLGA; this comes from the coding sequence ATGAAAGCTCTCGCTCTTGAGACAGAACCTGGAAACGAAGAAAGCGTTTTCTCAAGAAAAACCTACGATGCGGTTCTCTTTGATCTCGACGGAGTGATTACCACAACCGAAAAAATTCACTCTGCCTGCTGGAAAAAAACATTCGACGAATTTCTTCGCTGCCGGGCAGACGAATCCGGGGGCAGTTTTATTCCCTTCAGTGAAACAGATGACTACCTTGAGTATGTAGATGGCAAACCCCGCTACGAAGGCGTACGCAGCTTTCTGCTCTCGCGCTCAATAGATCTTCCCGAGGGCAACAGGAGTTCTCCGCCAGGCGAGCAATCAGTTTTTGGGCTCGGGAACAGGAAAAACCGGTTGTTCACGGAAACCCTTGAAAAAGAGTCTCCCGGAATCTACCAGACATCCGTCGCGCTAGCGCGCCATCTTAAGGAAGCCGGGTTTCGCTTGGCAGTTGTATCTTCAAGCAGGAACTGCCGGGCCGTGATGAAGGCCACCGGAGTAGAGAACCTTTTCGAGGTAACGGTGGACGGGGTAACCGCAACAGAAAAAGGTCTTCGGGGAAAACCGCAACCTGATACGTTTATTGAAGCCGCCTTGGCTCTTGGAACCAAGCCCGCAAGAAGTATCGTTATCGAGGATGCGGCGGCAGGAGTGGCAGCGGGAGCGAGTGGGGGTTTCGGACTGGTAATTGGAGTAGCCAGGAAGCAAAACGAAGAGGAACTTTTTTCAAACGGAGCGGACATGGTCGTAAGCGATCTGGGAGAGTTCGGGCTTGGCGCGTAG
- a CDS encoding glycoside hydrolase family 65 protein: MIKRERKGIYTAQHIYPPDPWRITEKQFYPELIGLGETIFCTSNGYIGMRGAFEEGNPSYQNFTIVNGFHETWPIIYGEEAFGFTKMGQTIVNVPDSKIIKLYVDDEPFYLPTATLLHFERFLDMRNGVVERNLIWEMFSGKQISIRSKRLVSMEHRHLAAISYEVTVLNDKAPVIISSEIIDHENYAEGNEEQPDRGNGGDPRRASRLEHRVLEPRLNDVRDTSVILCHSTRNSKMTITSGIEHTLETNCDYSHTSKAAGDRGKVVFMVDARKGEPISLTKYMTYHTTRTAPHTNEELRERARRSLKRAKKFGFSNLLEGQRNYLDKFWERSDVCVEMDNDEMTVSFQQAVRFSLFQMYQSSARVEGAGVPSKGLTGAGYDGHYFWDMEIYLMPFLIYTSPTIAENLLKFRYSMLDKSREYARRLNQRGAMFPWRTINGEEASAYYAAGTAQYHINADIIYALKKYVNVTGNHDFVPKYGAEILIETARLWSDIGFYSNSGEKKFEIHGVTGPDEYNTVVNNNTYTNLMARENLRLAAATVEKLEETEPELFKSLAHKTNLQISEIEDWKNAAEHMYIPYDEKLGIHPQDNYFLEKEKWDFENVPEDKYPILLHYHPLVIYRHKVVKQSDLVLAMFLLEKEFSQEEKRRNFDYYDPLTTGDSSLSACIQGIVAAKVGHMDKAMEYAENAVFMDLGDMGRNTVDGCHIASMGGTWMMFVFGFAGLANSGQKPEFIPNLPQEMLRLSFSVSILGNLIEVDINHSETRYTLKNGNGIALSHAGADFEISPESPTFVADI; this comes from the coding sequence ATGATAAAAAGAGAGAGAAAGGGCATATACACTGCACAGCACATATATCCTCCAGATCCGTGGAGAATAACAGAGAAGCAGTTTTATCCCGAACTAATCGGCCTTGGGGAAACTATCTTCTGCACCTCAAACGGCTACATAGGAATGCGGGGCGCCTTCGAAGAGGGGAACCCGAGCTACCAGAACTTCACCATAGTAAACGGCTTCCACGAAACATGGCCCATCATATACGGAGAGGAAGCCTTCGGGTTCACCAAAATGGGGCAGACCATAGTGAACGTTCCGGACTCAAAGATAATCAAGCTCTATGTAGACGATGAACCCTTTTACCTGCCAACCGCAACCCTCCTCCATTTCGAGCGATTCCTCGACATGAGAAACGGCGTGGTAGAGAGAAATCTTATATGGGAAATGTTCTCGGGAAAACAGATATCTATAAGGTCGAAAAGGCTGGTCTCCATGGAACATCGCCACCTGGCCGCCATATCTTACGAAGTAACGGTTCTCAATGACAAGGCTCCCGTAATCATATCTTCGGAAATAATTGATCACGAAAACTACGCTGAAGGGAATGAGGAACAGCCGGACCGCGGCAATGGAGGAGACCCGCGAAGGGCCAGCAGACTTGAACATCGAGTCCTCGAACCCCGCCTGAACGATGTGCGGGACACGAGCGTGATTCTCTGCCACTCGACCCGAAACAGCAAGATGACGATAACATCGGGAATTGAACACACGCTCGAGACAAACTGCGATTACTCCCATACGAGCAAAGCGGCAGGCGACCGCGGAAAAGTGGTTTTCATGGTTGACGCCCGAAAGGGAGAACCGATAAGTCTTACAAAGTACATGACCTATCACACCACTAGAACCGCGCCGCACACAAACGAGGAACTTCGAGAAAGAGCCAGACGGAGCCTTAAAAGAGCCAAGAAGTTCGGGTTTTCGAATCTGCTTGAGGGACAGCGCAATTATCTTGACAAATTCTGGGAAAGAAGCGACGTATGCGTGGAGATGGACAACGATGAGATGACTGTGTCCTTCCAGCAGGCGGTAAGATTCAGCCTTTTCCAGATGTACCAGTCGTCGGCAAGGGTTGAAGGAGCCGGCGTGCCGTCCAAGGGTCTTACCGGAGCGGGCTACGACGGCCATTACTTCTGGGACATGGAAATATACTTAATGCCTTTTCTTATCTATACTTCGCCCACTATCGCCGAGAACCTTCTCAAGTTTCGCTACAGCATGCTTGACAAGTCTAGGGAATACGCAAGAAGGCTTAACCAGAGAGGAGCGATGTTTCCTTGGAGAACCATAAACGGGGAGGAGGCTTCAGCTTACTACGCTGCGGGAACCGCGCAATACCATATAAACGCCGACATAATCTACGCGCTCAAAAAATACGTTAACGTCACGGGAAATCATGATTTTGTCCCCAAGTACGGGGCGGAGATCCTGATTGAAACGGCGAGGCTCTGGAGCGATATTGGATTCTACTCGAACTCGGGAGAAAAAAAATTCGAAATACACGGCGTTACCGGCCCGGACGAGTACAACACCGTGGTAAACAATAACACCTACACTAATCTCATGGCCCGCGAGAACCTAAGACTCGCCGCAGCCACGGTTGAAAAACTCGAGGAAACCGAACCCGAACTTTTTAAAAGCCTCGCCCACAAAACCAATCTCCAAATCTCGGAAATAGAGGACTGGAAAAATGCCGCCGAGCATATGTACATACCGTATGACGAAAAACTCGGAATACACCCTCAGGACAACTATTTTCTTGAGAAGGAAAAATGGGATTTTGAAAACGTCCCGGAAGACAAGTATCCCATACTGCTCCACTACCATCCATTGGTCATTTACCGCCACAAGGTAGTCAAGCAGTCGGATCTTGTGCTTGCGATGTTTCTTCTTGAAAAGGAGTTCTCGCAGGAAGAAAAAAGACGGAACTTTGATTACTACGACCCTCTTACAACCGGGGACTCTTCACTTTCGGCCTGCATACAGGGAATAGTTGCCGCCAAGGTCGGACATATGGACAAGGCGATGGAATACGCGGAAAACGCAGTTTTCATGGATCTGGGAGACATGGGACGAAACACCGTTGACGGCTGTCACATAGCCTCCATGGGAGGAACGTGGATGATGTTTGTGTTCGGATTCGCCGGGCTCGCCAACAGCGGGCAAAAACCCGAATTCATCCCCAATCTTCCCCAGGAAATGCTTAGGCTCAGCTTTTCCGTCTCAATCTTGGGCAATCTGATAGAGGTGGACATAAACCACTCGGAAACCAGATACACGCTTAAAAATGGAAACGGAATAGCTCTTTCCCATGCGGGAGCCGATTTTGAAATTTCACCGGAGAGCCCAACATTCGTAGCAGATATCTGA